One window of Dermacentor andersoni chromosome 7, qqDerAnde1_hic_scaffold, whole genome shotgun sequence genomic DNA carries:
- the LOC126533602 gene encoding beta-1,3-galactosyltransferase 5-like codes for MLSSSTFSANIQTWCEDDSIVFNDTLGNNKSMSLEVALMCRRGALRPAQGRRHLILALLSVTVLAGLLAFLNSSLEENGVKLVLDAPSMVRIRSRYLLRPRARETRPRLSAVQTWSSDLWDTVFATKTHPTVVPYQNVFLVIVIASAPSNTRRRNAIRSTWGRRSTESSRFDRNTSTTLLPVFLVGECEDSSQRRLIHKEAKEFGDMLVGTYLDTYRNLTLKTIHGFLWVADHLRPSFVLKTDDDCFVNVGVLLDVLAETVIFQSEPVETSIVSENSGSEVPPGDGAAIERASSSSSSPGNAGRAVVARVPSPLYVGNIRWNNQVVRNPKSRWFVSERDYVRAQYPPYGSGAGYVLDARALDVLARKVRRVRPFANEDAYVGTVLGEAGVRPVQSYRFVSQPSGLWTCNFLYVVVIHGVSHDDHRKLLDKVRAAREQCRDVERDVGWD; via the coding sequence ATGCTTTCGTCTTCTACGTTTTCCGCCAATATTCAAACATGGTGCGAGGATGACAGCATCGTGTTCAACGATACGTTAGGGAATAATAAGTCTATGTCGCTGGAAGTAGCACTCATGTGCAGACGAGGGGCCCTACGGCCTGCACAGGGCCGGCGGCATCTTATCCTCGCCCTTTTATCCGTAACAGTGCTGGCAGGGCTCTTAGCTTTCCTTAATAGTTCGCTGGAGGAGAATGGCGTAAAGCTTGTTTTGGATGCGCCGAGCATGGTCCGAATACGCTCGCGATACCTCCTCAGGCCCAGGGCTCGAGAAACGCGCCCACGACTTTCCGCAGTTCAAACTTGGAGCAGCGACCTGTGGGACACTGTCTTCGCTACCAAGACGCATCCCACCGTGGTGCCGTATCAGAATGTCTTTCTGGTCATCGTGATCGCGTCTGCGCCTTCTAACACGCGTCGACGGAACGCCATCAGGTCGACGTGGGGTCGACGTTCCACGGAGTCCAGCAGGTTCGACCGCAACACGTCCACGACCCTCTTACCGGTATTCCTGGTCGGCGAATGCGAAGATTCCTCTCAAAGGCGTCTGATACACAAGGAGGCTAAGGAATTCGGCGACATGCTGGTCGGCACCTACTTGGACACCTACCGAAACCTGACGCTCAAGACGATCCACGGCTTTCTCTGGGTCGCCGATCACCTCAGGCCCAGCTTCGTCCTGAAGACGGACGATGACTGCTTCGTCAACGTCGGTGTACTGCTCGACGTCCTGGCGGAAACCGTGATCTTTCAGTCAGAACCCGTCGAAACGAGCATCGTCAGCGAGAACTCGGGGAGCGAGGTGCCTCCGGGCGACGGGGCCGCCATTGAGcgggcgtcgtcgtcttcttcgagtCCCGGGAATGCCGGGCGTGCCGTCGTCGCCAGAGTACCGTCCCCTCTGTACGTCGGCAACATCAGATGGAACAACCAGGTCGTCAGGAACCCCAAGAGCCGATGGTTCGTTTCCGAAAGGGACTACGTCAGGGCTCAGTACCCGCCGTACGGAAGCGGAGCCGGTTACGTCCTGGACGCCCGCGCTCTCGACGTTCTCGCCAGGAAAGTGCGCCGAGTGAGACCCTTCGCGAACGAGGACGCTTACGTCGGGACGGTGCTCGGCGAGGCTGGCGTGAGACCGGTGCAAAGCTACCGGTTCGTTTCTCAGCCGTCGGGCCTGTGGACGTGCAACTTTCTCTACGTCGTGGTCATCCACGGGGTGTCTCACGACGATCACCGTAAACTCCTCGACAAGGTGAGGGCCGCTAGGGAACAGTGTCGCGACGTGGAACGCGACGTCGGTTGGGACTGA